Proteins from a single region of Sporosarcina sp. P33:
- a CDS encoding BMP family protein, giving the protein MKKRKFGLAMSLVLAAGTMLAACGSDDKGKNEAGEKPAAGNDGEKSEFSLAMVTDVGGIDDKSFNQSAWTGVKEFGEEQGWEKGTGGYDYLQSTGPGDYTTNLNNLARRDFNLIFGVGFLMEDAIADIAAQQKDTQFSIIDGEVDAPNVASILFKEQEGGYLAGVAAGLMTKSNKVGFIGGMDNPVIERFEAGFIEGVKAVKPEIKVDSKYVGAFDKAELGKAEAGRMYSSGVDIIFHAAGGTGNGVFSEAKERKQADKDAYVWVIGVDSDQYEEGKVGDDNVTLTSMLKRVDVAVKDIAKLAMEGNFPGGETKVYGLQDNGLKLADSRGAIPKEVTDQIDEYAQKIADGEIEVPEFVEKKK; this is encoded by the coding sequence ATGAAAAAGAGAAAATTCGGTCTGGCTATGTCTTTAGTGCTAGCCGCAGGCACAATGCTGGCAGCATGTGGTTCTGATGATAAGGGCAAGAACGAAGCTGGGGAAAAACCGGCTGCGGGGAATGACGGTGAAAAGAGCGAATTCTCACTTGCCATGGTAACGGACGTAGGTGGAATTGATGATAAATCATTCAACCAGTCTGCATGGACAGGCGTTAAGGAGTTCGGTGAAGAACAAGGATGGGAAAAAGGAACCGGGGGGTACGATTACCTTCAGTCAACTGGCCCTGGAGATTATACAACGAACCTTAATAACTTGGCACGTCGTGATTTCAACTTGATTTTCGGAGTAGGTTTCTTAATGGAAGATGCAATTGCTGATATTGCAGCGCAACAAAAAGATACTCAATTCTCTATTATTGATGGTGAAGTAGATGCGCCGAACGTAGCAAGTATCCTCTTTAAAGAACAAGAAGGCGGATACTTAGCCGGGGTAGCAGCTGGGTTAATGACAAAATCGAATAAAGTTGGTTTCATCGGCGGTATGGACAACCCGGTAATCGAACGTTTTGAAGCTGGATTCATTGAAGGCGTTAAAGCAGTCAAGCCCGAAATCAAAGTAGACTCTAAATATGTAGGTGCATTTGATAAAGCGGAACTGGGTAAAGCAGAAGCTGGCCGTATGTACTCTTCAGGCGTTGATATTATTTTCCACGCTGCGGGCGGTACAGGCAATGGTGTATTCTCTGAAGCAAAAGAGCGTAAGCAGGCTGATAAAGATGCATATGTCTGGGTAATAGGTGTTGACTCTGACCAGTATGAAGAAGGTAAAGTCGGAGATGATAACGTTACACTTACATCTATGCTGAAGCGTGTTGACGTAGCGGTTAAAGATATCGCGAAATTGGCAATGGAGGGTAATTTCCCAGGGGGAGAAACAAAGGTTTACGGTCTCCAGGATAACGGACTTAAACTTGCTGATTCACGCGGTGCCATTCCAAAGGAAGTAACAGATCAAATTGACGAGTATGCTCAAAAGATCGCGGATGGCGAAATTGAAGTACCTGAGTTTGTAGAAAAAAAGAAATAA
- a CDS encoding ABC transporter ATP-binding protein, with product MDYVIEMLEVSKKFGNFYANDHITLQLKKGEIHALLGENGAGKSTLMNVLFGLYQPDGGEIRVHGKKVEISDPNVANDLGIGMVHQHFMLVENLTVTENIILGSEPTKSGIINIKDSAKKVAEISKMYGLDVDPYAKIEDISVGMQQRVEILKTLYRGADILIFDEPTASLTPQEIDELLNIMRKLVSEGKSIILITHKLAEIMNVTDKVTVIRKGKGIGTVITAETNPEELATLMVGRQVTFKTEKGPADPKEEVLKIEDLVVTDYRGVDKLKGLNLSVRRGEIVGIAGIDGNGQSELIEAITGLAKVKSGKIYLNNENITNKKPREITEKGLGHIPQDRHKHGLILDFSVGYNTALQSYYHEPFSKGGIMNYKVVNEKAEELIKEYDVRTQGTHELARALSGGNQQKLIIGREVKRNPDLLIAALPTRGLDVGAIEFIHRRLIEQRDSGKAVLLITFELDEVMNVSDRIAVIYDGAIVGTVVPQETTEQALGLMMAGHSKDVAEKKVIAAEKDGDDHHVE from the coding sequence ATGGATTATGTAATTGAAATGCTGGAAGTCTCCAAAAAGTTCGGAAACTTTTATGCGAATGATCATATTACGCTGCAATTGAAAAAAGGTGAGATCCATGCACTGCTCGGTGAAAACGGTGCAGGGAAGTCTACTTTAATGAACGTATTATTCGGACTGTACCAGCCAGACGGCGGAGAAATCCGGGTGCATGGGAAAAAAGTTGAGATTTCAGATCCGAACGTAGCGAATGATCTGGGAATCGGGATGGTCCATCAGCACTTTATGCTTGTGGAAAATCTGACCGTTACCGAGAATATTATCTTAGGCAGTGAGCCGACGAAATCCGGAATCATCAATATTAAAGATTCTGCAAAAAAAGTGGCTGAAATTTCAAAGATGTATGGGCTAGATGTTGACCCGTACGCGAAAATTGAAGATATTTCTGTAGGTATGCAGCAGCGTGTCGAAATTCTGAAAACACTTTATCGCGGTGCAGACATATTGATATTCGATGAGCCGACCGCTTCTTTGACACCGCAAGAAATCGATGAACTGCTGAATATCATGCGCAAGCTGGTTTCAGAAGGAAAGTCGATCATCCTGATTACACACAAATTGGCGGAAATCATGAATGTGACAGACAAAGTAACCGTTATACGCAAAGGTAAAGGGATCGGCACCGTCATTACAGCGGAAACGAATCCGGAAGAACTGGCCACTCTGATGGTAGGACGTCAAGTGACGTTCAAAACTGAAAAAGGGCCCGCCGATCCGAAAGAGGAAGTATTGAAAATTGAGGATCTCGTCGTTACTGATTATCGCGGTGTAGATAAACTGAAGGGCTTGAATCTTTCCGTTCGACGCGGAGAAATAGTCGGGATTGCAGGGATTGACGGCAACGGACAATCCGAGTTAATAGAAGCAATCACCGGTCTGGCGAAAGTTAAAAGCGGGAAAATCTATCTTAATAATGAAAACATAACCAATAAAAAGCCAAGAGAAATAACAGAAAAAGGTCTTGGACATATTCCGCAAGACCGCCACAAACATGGACTTATATTAGATTTTTCAGTCGGCTATAATACCGCACTTCAATCGTATTATCATGAACCATTTTCCAAAGGCGGTATTATGAATTATAAAGTGGTGAATGAGAAAGCGGAAGAGCTGATTAAGGAATACGACGTCAGAACGCAAGGAACTCATGAATTGGCACGGGCATTGTCCGGGGGAAACCAGCAGAAACTGATTATTGGCCGGGAAGTTAAGCGAAATCCTGATCTGTTGATTGCTGCACTGCCGACACGCGGTCTGGACGTGGGGGCCATAGAATTTATTCATCGCCGCCTCATTGAACAGCGAGACAGCGGCAAGGCGGTTCTGCTGATTACATTTGAATTAGATGAAGTCATGAACGTTTCCGATCGGATTGCAGTTATTTACGATGGAGCGATAGTAGGCACAGTGGTGCCGCAGGAAACAACAGAACAGGCACTCGGATTGATGATGGCGGGCCATTCAAAAGATGTGGCTGAAAAGAAAGTAATAGCCGCAGAGAAGGACGGTGATGATCATCATGTCGAATAA
- a CDS encoding ABC transporter permease: MSNKVINILVPVISIILGLLVGAVVMLVSDYNPVAGYTALWNGIFGDSYAIGETIRQISPYLLAGLAVAFAFRTGLFNIGVEGQLIVGWFAAAYVGMAFELPKIIHLPLALLAAAAAGALWGLIPGILKATLKVHEVIVTIMMNYIALHIVNALIKTLSGGGFKLDRIHESASLRSEFLSNLTDYSTLHYGIFIALAMVIVMWFILEKTKTGFELKSVGFNENAAQYAGMSANKNIVLAMVISGAFAGLGGAMEALGTFGNISSMGGFTGIGFDGIAVALLGANTPLGVIFGATLFGSLKYGANNMPNEAGIPVEIVSIIIALVIFFVACGYIIRVGLVRLRNKKEAK, encoded by the coding sequence ATGTCGAATAAAGTGATCAATATTTTGGTGCCGGTAATTTCGATCATTTTAGGTCTGCTTGTAGGCGCGGTTGTAATGCTGGTCAGTGACTATAATCCGGTTGCCGGTTATACAGCATTGTGGAATGGTATTTTTGGTGATTCTTATGCAATCGGCGAGACAATTCGTCAGATTAGCCCCTACTTACTTGCGGGACTTGCCGTTGCATTCGCATTCAGAACAGGGCTGTTTAATATCGGGGTGGAAGGACAATTGATTGTCGGCTGGTTTGCCGCAGCATATGTAGGAATGGCATTCGAACTGCCGAAAATAATTCACTTGCCGCTTGCACTCCTTGCTGCCGCTGCTGCAGGGGCACTTTGGGGTCTGATCCCTGGTATTTTAAAAGCCACTTTGAAAGTCCATGAAGTTATTGTTACGATCATGATGAACTATATTGCATTACATATAGTAAACGCATTAATCAAAACGCTTTCCGGCGGCGGATTCAAATTAGACCGTATTCACGAATCGGCATCCCTCCGGTCAGAATTTCTATCTAATTTAACGGATTATTCTACGTTGCACTATGGAATTTTTATCGCCTTAGCGATGGTCATTGTCATGTGGTTCATTTTAGAGAAAACCAAAACAGGATTTGAATTAAAATCTGTTGGCTTTAATGAAAATGCCGCACAATATGCAGGAATGAGTGCCAATAAAAATATTGTCCTTGCTATGGTCATCTCGGGTGCCTTCGCGGGTCTCGGCGGTGCAATGGAGGCATTGGGCACGTTTGGAAACATTTCTTCAATGGGCGGCTTCACAGGCATCGGCTTTGACGGAATCGCAGTTGCATTGCTTGGAGCGAATACTCCGCTTGGCGTAATTTTCGGTGCTACACTGTTCGGATCGCTGAAATACGGTGCAAATAACATGCCGAATGAAGCGGGCATTCCTGTAGAAATTGTGTCTATTATTATTGCATTGGTTATTTTCTTTGTTGCCTGCGGATACATCATCCGTGTAGGACTTGTGCGTTTACGTAATAAGAAGGAGGCGAAGTGA
- a CDS encoding ABC transporter permease, translating to MLDVLYFIIPITIASAAPLIFTAIGGVFSERSGVINIGLEGLMIMGAFIGILFNLFFADTFGAWTPWLSLIVAMIVSALFATLHAIASISFRADQVVSGVAINMLGLAIALFSVKMIFGKGQTDFIQQKIPRFNVPYLEDIPIIGPMFFKLVYGSSIIAIAVAFIAWFVIYKTPFGLRLRSVGEHPMAADTMGIKVTKIRYIAVIISGGLAGIGGAVYSQTITNDFGHATINGQGFMALAAMIFGKWHPLGAMGAALFFGFAQALAISSSSIKFLSDIPAVYFHIFPYVLTILALAGFLGKANAPKAIGKPYIKGNR from the coding sequence ATGTTAGATGTGTTATATTTCATCATACCTATAACAATTGCTTCAGCGGCTCCTCTTATATTCACAGCAATCGGCGGCGTATTTTCAGAACGTTCCGGAGTGATCAACATCGGATTGGAAGGTCTCATGATTATGGGGGCATTCATCGGTATTTTATTTAACTTATTCTTTGCCGATACGTTTGGCGCCTGGACACCATGGCTGTCACTAATCGTTGCGATGATCGTCTCAGCTTTGTTCGCAACGCTTCACGCAATCGCTTCGATATCGTTTCGGGCAGATCAGGTAGTATCGGGTGTTGCGATCAATATGCTAGGTCTTGCTATTGCATTGTTCTCTGTTAAGATGATCTTCGGCAAAGGGCAGACGGATTTCATTCAGCAAAAAATCCCGCGTTTCAATGTGCCGTATTTGGAAGATATTCCAATCATCGGCCCCATGTTCTTTAAATTAGTGTACGGGTCTTCTATTATTGCAATAGCTGTTGCATTTATCGCGTGGTTCGTTATTTACAAAACACCATTTGGTCTGCGTCTGCGTTCAGTAGGGGAACACCCGATGGCGGCAGATACGATGGGAATTAAAGTAACAAAAATCCGTTACATCGCAGTGATCATCTCGGGAGGGCTTGCCGGAATCGGCGGCGCCGTCTACTCTCAGACGATTACAAATGATTTTGGACATGCAACGATTAACGGGCAGGGATTTATGGCGCTTGCCGCAATGATTTTTGGTAAGTGGCATCCGCTTGGTGCAATGGGCGCAGCTTTATTCTTTGGTTTTGCACAAGCTCTTGCCATCAGTTCTTCAAGTATTAAATTCCTGTCTGATATTCCGGCAGTGTATTTCCATATATTCCCTTACGTTCTGACAATACTTGCTTTGGCCGGCTTCCTTGGAAAAGCGAATGCGCCAAAAGCAATTGGTAAGCCGTATATAAAAGGAAACCGATAA
- the yfmF gene encoding EF-P 5-aminopentanol modification-associated protein YfmF translates to MFNKTKLQNGVHLYIRKTDQFKTVNVTIKWKAPLDQKKASERTVLANVLEATTKQYPTLSEMRKALDELYGTVLFTDVSKRSSQHIVSLYTECVNDEFFEGEDIFKQLWQLIRSVVFDPNVTDGAFDPAVTEREKRNVRDRIRSIYDDKTRFAQKRMLEIMRPDHPASISAYGTEDAVAGITHESLYATYEDMITNDLIDIYVVGDVDENEIIEQIKQFLPFTAREAAVQNELPEVTAPDAVKTVREKQDMKQGKLHLGFDTPVSFRHPDYHKMQVTNGIFGGFAHSKLFMNVREKESMAYYANSAFASQYGIVYVTAGIDADLEEKAVNLILEQLTSLQNGGATELELNQTIALLENSILGANDSARSQIEIYDQYKELDENFTSERLIKKWESVTLDDIKEMAKTIQLEIVYLLSGKGDESK, encoded by the coding sequence ATGTTCAATAAAACAAAATTACAAAATGGCGTTCATTTGTATATACGGAAAACGGATCAGTTTAAAACAGTGAATGTGACGATCAAGTGGAAAGCGCCGCTGGATCAGAAGAAGGCTTCTGAACGTACGGTGCTTGCTAATGTGCTGGAGGCTACAACGAAGCAGTATCCAACGTTAAGTGAGATGCGCAAGGCGCTCGATGAACTCTATGGGACGGTATTGTTTACAGATGTCTCTAAGCGAAGTTCACAGCACATTGTTTCGCTTTATACAGAATGTGTAAACGATGAGTTTTTCGAAGGTGAAGATATCTTTAAGCAATTGTGGCAGCTGATCCGCTCTGTTGTATTTGATCCGAACGTTACAGACGGCGCATTTGATCCCGCTGTGACGGAAAGAGAAAAGCGAAATGTGCGTGACCGTATACGATCGATATATGATGACAAAACACGCTTTGCACAGAAGCGTATGCTGGAGATTATGCGTCCTGATCACCCTGCATCGATTTCAGCTTATGGAACAGAAGATGCTGTGGCAGGAATTACACATGAAAGCCTTTATGCTACATATGAAGATATGATCACTAATGATTTGATTGATATATATGTGGTGGGTGATGTGGATGAGAATGAAATCATTGAACAGATCAAGCAGTTCCTGCCTTTCACGGCAAGAGAAGCAGCTGTTCAAAACGAGTTGCCGGAAGTAACAGCACCGGATGCAGTAAAAACAGTCAGAGAAAAGCAAGATATGAAGCAAGGAAAACTGCACTTAGGTTTTGATACACCGGTTTCATTTCGCCATCCCGACTACCATAAGATGCAAGTGACGAATGGAATTTTTGGCGGGTTTGCGCACAGTAAACTGTTCATGAACGTACGGGAGAAAGAAAGTATGGCCTATTATGCAAACAGTGCATTCGCTTCACAGTACGGCATTGTCTACGTGACAGCAGGAATAGATGCGGATCTGGAAGAGAAGGCGGTTAACTTAATCCTAGAGCAGCTGACATCGCTGCAGAATGGCGGAGCAACCGAACTCGAGTTGAATCAGACGATTGCACTCCTTGAAAATAGCATTTTGGGTGCAAATGATTCTGCACGCAGCCAAATTGAAATTTACGATCAATACAAAGAGCTCGATGAAAATTTCACATCAGAGCGACTGATCAAGAAATGGGAATCTGTCACTCTGGATGATATTAAAGAAATGGCAAAAACAATTCAGCTTGAAATCGTGTATCTGCTGTCAGGCAAGGGAGATGAATCCAAATGA
- the yfmH gene encoding EF-P 5-aminopentanol modification-associated protein YfmH → MKEIVFNQLQEKIYTETLDNGLKVVILPKRGFSKTFVTFTTKYGSIDRTFKPHGKDEFITVPDGIAHFLEHKMFEKEDGDVFQKFSLNGASANAYTTFGRTAYLFSATNKLKENTEVLLDFVQDPYFTKQTVDKEKGIIAQEITMYDDQPDWRLYFGTIENLYENHPVKIDIAGTVESIQDITAEYLHTCYETFYHPSNMLLFIVGAVEPEEMMAFVKENQAKKKFDQPEPIERKFPSESMEVDVPERTLTMDVSKPKLNIGMKCTAVDQQGQQMLETELSANLVLDSLFGRTSSFYEKANAEGLVDESFSYEFSMEEGYGFAMVGSDTDEPERLEELIRQTIKDAKTNWPVLDEDLERMRKKKIGQFMRSLNSIEFIANQYTRYEFNEMNLFDVVPTLEKLSMDKLKQAFSTISDDSSYTIFKILPPSTQ, encoded by the coding sequence ATGAAAGAAATAGTATTTAATCAGCTGCAGGAAAAAATCTATACGGAAACATTGGACAACGGATTGAAAGTCGTCATTTTGCCGAAACGCGGATTTTCTAAAACATTCGTTACTTTTACTACAAAATACGGATCCATTGACCGTACATTCAAGCCGCACGGCAAAGATGAATTCATAACTGTACCGGACGGGATCGCACATTTCCTTGAACATAAAATGTTTGAGAAGGAAGACGGCGATGTATTCCAGAAATTCAGTTTGAATGGCGCCTCTGCAAACGCCTATACAACATTCGGCAGAACTGCTTATTTATTCTCTGCGACAAATAAATTAAAAGAGAATACGGAAGTGCTGTTAGATTTTGTTCAAGACCCGTACTTCACCAAACAGACTGTAGATAAAGAAAAAGGGATTATTGCCCAGGAAATTACAATGTATGATGATCAGCCCGATTGGCGTTTGTATTTCGGCACAATTGAAAATCTTTACGAAAATCATCCCGTAAAAATTGATATCGCAGGCACTGTAGAGTCCATTCAGGATATTACGGCGGAGTATTTGCATACATGCTATGAAACGTTCTATCATCCGTCCAATATGCTGCTGTTCATCGTTGGCGCTGTAGAGCCGGAAGAGATGATGGCTTTTGTCAAAGAAAACCAGGCCAAGAAAAAGTTCGATCAGCCTGAACCGATCGAACGGAAATTCCCTTCAGAATCTATGGAAGTGGATGTGCCAGAACGCACCTTAACAATGGATGTCTCAAAACCAAAGCTGAACATCGGCATGAAGTGCACTGCAGTCGACCAGCAGGGGCAGCAAATGCTGGAAACGGAATTGTCAGCCAACCTGGTCCTTGACAGTCTCTTCGGACGCACTTCTTCATTTTATGAAAAAGCCAATGCAGAAGGGCTCGTTGATGAATCATTTTCCTATGAGTTTTCAATGGAAGAGGGCTACGGTTTTGCAATGGTTGGATCAGATACCGATGAACCGGAACGTTTAGAAGAATTAATTCGTCAAACAATTAAAGACGCAAAAACTAATTGGCCGGTGCTGGATGAGGATTTAGAAAGAATGCGCAAAAAGAAAATCGGTCAATTTATGCGTTCGCTGAATTCTATAGAATTTATCGCTAATCAGTATACCCGATATGAATTTAACGAAATGAACTTATTTGACGTCGTTCCGACATTAGAGAAACTGTCAATGGATAAGTTAAAGCAGGCATTCTCTACAATTTCTGATGACAGCAGCTACACCATCTTTAAAATTCTGCCGCCAAGCACGCAATGA